A genomic window from Nicotiana sylvestris chromosome 11, ASM39365v2, whole genome shotgun sequence includes:
- the LOC138881795 gene encoding uncharacterized protein — MTHQVSEIVHSMTPKLEHSGAFTIPCTIGSADFAKALCDLRASINLLPYLVFKPLGIGKPRPTSMRLQMADHTMKRPLGIIDDVLVRVDKFILPADFVILDWEVDYDVPIILGRPFLDTGKTLVDVEAGELTSRVGDEKVVFHVCKSMRQPNINEGCSFVEMINVIIDDASATMNVEDNLEAIMLNLDNYEEKEGYVKCVNALQGIGSYTYEPRRVHIGGTTKEEESNWMDIGGYPGHKPRLLHAQYYFGGGDKPSIEHQMRLNKGMQEVLQSILIAPEDQEKTTFTCPYGTFAFSWMPFGLCNTPMTFQRCMLAIFTNMVEDILDVFMDDFSTVGNSFDDCLNNLDKVLARWSEKFLGSCGVLLPIHQGFSKVVNPLCKLLEEDAKFHFNEDFMKAFELLKFKLTTTPIIIAPNWSLPFELMCDASDVVVGAVLGKIINKIFHPVYYASKIMNDAQVNYTVTEKELLAIVFAMEKSAHT; from the exons atgacacatcaagtgagtgAAATTGTGCACTCAATGACTCCTAAATTGGAACATTCAGGCGCTTTCACAATCCCATGTAcaattggaagtgccgactttgccaaagctttatgtgatcttagggcaagtatcaacttgctTCCCTACTTGGTGTTCAAACCTTTGGGGATTGggaaaccaagacccacatctatgaggttacaaatggcggatcatacaatgaagagacctttgggcattattgatgatgtgttagttcgtgttgacaagttcatcctcccggcggactttgtgattcttgattgGGAAGTGGACTATGATGTTcctattattttgggtagacctttccttgatACGGGGAAGACtcttgttgatgtggaagcaggtgAGCTCACTTctcgggtgggtgatgaaaaggtggtcttccatgtttgcaaatctatgaGACAACCGAATATCAATGAAGGTTGTTCGTTCGTGGAGATGATCAATGTGATAATTGATGATGCTAGTGCCACAATGAATGTTGAGGATAATTTGGAAGCCATTATGCTCAACCTTGATAACTATGAAGAGAAAGAAGGCTATGTGAAATGTGTGAATGCATTGCAAGGAATTGGGTCGTACACTTATGAACCCC gtagagtcCACATTGGAGGTACTACAAAGGAGGAAGAGAGCaattggatggacattggcggatatccGGGGCATAAGCCCCGTCTTTTGCATGCACAATATTATTTTGGAGGAGGGGACAAACCCTCCATTGAACATCAAATGAGGCTAAATAAAGGAATGCAAGAGGTG CTACAATCAATTCTTATTGCTCCAGAGGATCAAGAAAAGACTACTTTCACATGTCCATATGGTACTTTCGCATTCTCatggatgccatttgggttatgcAATACACCAATGACTTTTCAACGGTGTATGCTGGCTATTTTTAccaacatggtggaggatattcttgatgtcttcatggatgatttttccacggttgggaattcttttgatgattgcttGAATAATTTGGATAAGGTCTTGGCAAGAT GGAGTGAGAAGTTTCTTGGATCATGCGGGGTTCTATTGCCGATTCATCAAGGATTTTCCAAAGTGGTGAACCCCTTGTGTAAGCTTTTGGAGGAGGATGCCAAATTCCATTTCAATGAGGATTTCATGAAGGCATTTGAATTGCTCAAGTTCAAATTAACAACTACACCTATAATCatcgcaccaaattggagcttgccttttgagctcatgtgtgatgcaagtgatgtggtagttggagcagttttggggaaaataatcaacaaaatcttccatccggtctactatgctagtaagatcatgaatgatgcccaagtcaatTACACAGTGACCGAAAAAGAGCTACTTGCTATTGTCTTTGCTATGGAGAAGTCCGCCCATACTtga